AATTTATGTACGTGGTCTTGAAGACACAATGCTGAATATTTCCATTGATGGAGCAGAACAATCAGGCAGCCTATTCCATCACCAAGGTCGATTATCTATTGAGCCAGAACTTCTTAAGCAAGTAGAAGTTGCTGCTGGTGCAGGCCGAGCAACCAATGGTCCAGGAGCATTAGGCGGTGCTATACGCTTTGAAACAAAAGATGCACATGACCTACTTCACCCTGGTGACAAATTCGGATCACAGATTAAAGCAGGTTACTACACAAACAACAACGGCTATAAAGGCACTGCCAGCCTATTTGGCGAAGTAGCAGAAGACATAGGTTTGCTTGCTTCATTCAGTTACGTTGACGGTGATGACATTGAAGATGGTAAAGGAGATGAACAACCCTACACCGCTCTTGAGCAAAAGATTGCCTTGCTAAAACTGTCTGGTCAGCTAACTGACACCCAACACGCTTCAATCAGCTATGACTACCGCGAAGATAACGGTCGCCGCCTTAACAGACCTCACTTCCAGCCAAGTTTCAAAAATGAGTCACTAAATCAAGAAGCTGAACGTCAAACAATCACGCTCAACCATAGTTACCGTGGTGGCGAAAAAATCAATATCGATTCAACGCTATACAATACTGATAACCGACTGGTCCATAAAGATCACCCTCGTTGGGGAACCACAGATGGCTCCATTAAAACGAATGGTGCGAAAGTCAGTAATACGGCTAATTTCTTAAACAACACGCTTATCTTCGGTGCTGACTACAAACAAGATGTAGCAGAGCTTATAACTGGATCTGGCGCAGCTAAGGCAGAAGATAAAGGCACAGTGTTCGGACTGTTCATTCAAGATGATTGGCATTTAACGCAAGCTCTAACACTTACCGCAGGTGCTCGTTACGATTGGTATGAACTGAAAGACAGCCAAGCTTTAGAGCTAGATGCAAGTGGCTTCAGTCCAAACGTTGGACTTGATTTCAAAGCAACGAATGACCTCAACCTTTTTGCTAGTTACGCACAAGCAATTCGTGGTCCGCAGATCAAAGAGCTGTACGTAGTAGACTACAAAGTCAATGATCCAAACCGTAAAGAAGAAACAGCTCACAACACCGAGCTAGGCGCAAAATATCAATATCAAAACTTCGTAGCTGGTGTGACATTCTTCTACAGCAAAATTGAAGATGTAGTCGGTAATGAAGGTCGTGCCATCACCAATATCGGTGATTTAGAAAACAAAGGTGCAACCGCTTATCTTGGTTATTCAATCGAAGATATTTCCGCACGCTTGAGCTACAGCCAATCTCGACCAGAATTGAATGACGTACCACTTTCAGATAACGATATGAATATTGGTACATCTGTTGGTGACACTTGGGTAGCAGATATAGCTTACACACCAATGCATGACCTAGAGTTCGGCTGGAACGCAAAGTTTGTCGAACGATTAACTGATGTTGCTGACCCTGCGGTTAACCCGGAAAAACCAGGTTATGGGGTACATGATCTGTACGCACAATGGCTACCAATCAGTGATGAAGAACTTGTACTCACTATGACAGTGAAAAATGTCTTCGATAAGTATTACTACGACCATGCATCATACAGCCAATTTATCGGCAGCGTCGTGGCTCAGGGATACGCTAATGCAGGTCGAGATTTTCGATTCAACGTTAGCTACGCATTCTAAGTTGTCTGTTTTCTCTTAGCTTCTTAGCTTCTTAGCTTCTTAGCTTCTTAGCTTCTTAGCTTCTTAGCTTCTTAGCTTCTTAGCTTCTTAGCTTCTTAGCCAAGATTAAAATACAAACCCGCACAGTCAATAATTATTGGTCGTGCGGGTTTTGAATTAAAGCAAGCTGACTCCCACCCTAAAATTTATAATTACGTCACTTTTTCATTCACTCAAAACTTACGATTCGAGAATTATCAGTGATTTGAGATATACTTAGATAAAATTAAATCTATAAATATCTCGTATGAATCTACAAAGAATCCTCTTACTTGCGGTAGTCAGCCTTTTCTCAGGTTGTGCAGTTTACGCTGGGCTTAATTTTAATGAGCTATTCGGTGAGCCAGAAGTCCGCGAGAGAACCGCTCCTTTCGTTTCGGTGCAAGCGCAACATTTTATCAATGAAGTAAAACCTATCATTGATAAACGATGCGTTGTTTGTCACGCCTGCTATGACGCTCCATGCCAGTTAAAAATGTCTTCTGTTGAAGGGATTGACCGTGGAGCAAGCAAAACGCTTGTGTATCAAGGGACACGTTTAAGCGCATCGACACCATCACGGCTGTTTGAGGATGCAACCTCCACACAAGAATGGCGTGATGCCGATTTCCACCCGATCCTAAATGAACGTGAGCAAATTGCGTCTGCCAATTTAGATGCTGGTTTAGTTGCCCGTATGTTAGTTCAAAAAGAAAATCACCCACTGCCAAATGAAACACAGCTGAAAGGGTTTGATTTCGCGACAGACAGGCAGCAACAATGCCCAACCATTGAAGAGTTTGCTCAATACGAGAAAGATTACCCAACCTGGGGCATGCCTTATGGTATGCCTAACTTAGAATATTCTGAATACGATACCTTAATGGCTTGGTTGGAAAATGGTGCCACTATGAACGCACCAATGCCGTTAAATAAAGATGAGCAGCGGCTGATTGCTGAATATGAACAATGGCTTAACCACGGCGCAAATAAAAACCAACTTGCCGCCCGTTATATTTATGAGCACCTATTTCTATCGCACCTTTATTTCTCTGAGCTCAACGCACCAGCTCGTTTCTTTACCCTAGTCAGATCAGCAACTCCACCGGGTGAACCAGTGAAGCGAATCTCAACAAGACGTCCGTATGATGACCCTAAAGTTGAGCGTGTTTATTACCGTATCATCCCGGAACAAGGCACAATTGTTGATAAAACGCATATGCCTTTCGCACTTAATACATTACGTATAAGCAACTGGAAAAAATGGTTTATTGATGCTTCCTACAGCGTTGATCAATTACCTAGCTACAACATTGATGTATCTGCAAACCCGATGACATCTTTTGAAGCGATCCCTGTTAAATCTCGTTTCAACTTTATGCTAGATAATGCCCAAAACACGATAATGGCATTCATTAAGGGACCAGTCTGTCGCGGGCAACTCGCATTAAACGTAATTAATGACCGATTCTGGGTAGTATTTGTTGATCCTGAAAAAGCTGATTTACCTGAAATCAATGAATTTTATGCCAATCAAATAGAGAACCTAAAGCTACCAAGCGAGCTAGAAAGTAATACAGTTCCTGCTACCAATTGGGTGAAATACGCTGCTCAACAAGCGCGCTATTTAGATGCTAAATCAGAATTTTCGAACCAATGGTTTAAAGATGGTGACGGGCTAAATACAGATATCATTTGGACAGGTAACGGCACAAATGCCAATGCTGCCTTAACGGTATTCCGACACTTCGATAGTGCATCAGTAGTCCAAGGATTAGTCGGTACGCAACCCAAAACCGCTTGGGTACTAGACTATGCGCTTCTGGAGCGGATTCATTACTTATTGGTGGCAGGCTTTGACGTTTATGGAAACTTCGGTCACCAACTGATCACTAGAATGTTTATGGACTTCCTTAGATTAGAAGGTGAAAGTAACTTCTTAACTCTATTACCTAAAGAAGTTCGGCATATTGAACATTCAAGTTGGTACAAAGATCAGAGCCCTCAACTGAGTGATTTCTTACAACGAAATATCGCTCCTTTCGATCAACCGACCAGTGTTCAATACTCGACTGATGATCACAAATCAGAGCTTTACGGCATGATCAGGGAAAAACTAGATCCAGTACTATCTGATCGTTATAACATAGTGAATACTGGGTTTAGCGCTGAAATGGAAAAGCAATTACAGTCAATCAACGAGATCAAAGGGGAAGGTCTTCGCCAAGTCCCTCAACTCATGATGATAATGATCGAAGGTAAACAAGGCGGTGATCAGCTATTCACCCTAATACACAATAACGCGCACAGTAATATCTCAAGTTTATTTGATGAAGAAGGAAACCGAGAT
This Vibrio gallaecicus DNA region includes the following protein-coding sequences:
- a CDS encoding TonB-dependent receptor domain-containing protein — protein: MNFQTVFKLSPIASALLLAPQFSVAAQSTVNEQPSSYEQEANSQDVEVVEVIGMLSPSSDINISIDDLDKRQAQDLNDIFRQESEISVGGSSGISQKIYVRGLEDTMLNISIDGAEQSGSLFHHQGRLSIEPELLKQVEVAAGAGRATNGPGALGGAIRFETKDAHDLLHPGDKFGSQIKAGYYTNNNGYKGTASLFGEVAEDIGLLASFSYVDGDDIEDGKGDEQPYTALEQKIALLKLSGQLTDTQHASISYDYREDNGRRLNRPHFQPSFKNESLNQEAERQTITLNHSYRGGEKINIDSTLYNTDNRLVHKDHPRWGTTDGSIKTNGAKVSNTANFLNNTLIFGADYKQDVAELITGSGAAKAEDKGTVFGLFIQDDWHLTQALTLTAGARYDWYELKDSQALELDASGFSPNVGLDFKATNDLNLFASYAQAIRGPQIKELYVVDYKVNDPNRKEETAHNTELGAKYQYQNFVAGVTFFYSKIEDVVGNEGRAITNIGDLENKGATAYLGYSIEDISARLSYSQSRPELNDVPLSDNDMNIGTSVGDTWVADIAYTPMHDLEFGWNAKFVERLTDVADPAVNPEKPGYGVHDLYAQWLPISDEELVLTMTVKNVFDKYYYDHASYSQFIGSVVAQGYANAGRDFRFNVSYAF
- a CDS encoding fatty acid cis/trans isomerase, with translation MNLQRILLLAVVSLFSGCAVYAGLNFNELFGEPEVRERTAPFVSVQAQHFINEVKPIIDKRCVVCHACYDAPCQLKMSSVEGIDRGASKTLVYQGTRLSASTPSRLFEDATSTQEWRDADFHPILNEREQIASANLDAGLVARMLVQKENHPLPNETQLKGFDFATDRQQQCPTIEEFAQYEKDYPTWGMPYGMPNLEYSEYDTLMAWLENGATMNAPMPLNKDEQRLIAEYEQWLNHGANKNQLAARYIYEHLFLSHLYFSELNAPARFFTLVRSATPPGEPVKRISTRRPYDDPKVERVYYRIIPEQGTIVDKTHMPFALNTLRISNWKKWFIDASYSVDQLPSYNIDVSANPMTSFEAIPVKSRFNFMLDNAQNTIMAFIKGPVCRGQLALNVINDRFWVVFVDPEKADLPEINEFYANQIENLKLPSELESNTVPATNWVKYAAQQARYLDAKSEFSNQWFKDGDGLNTDIIWTGNGTNANAALTVFRHFDSASVVQGLVGTQPKTAWVLDYALLERIHYLLVAGFDVYGNFGHQLITRMFMDFLRLEGESNFLTLLPKEVRHIEHSSWYKDQSPQLSDFLQRNIAPFDQPTSVQYSTDDHKSELYGMIREKLDPVLSDRYNIVNTGFSAEMEKQLQSINEIKGEGLRQVPQLMMIMIEGKQGGDQLFTLIHNNAHSNISSLFDEEGNRDYANDDLTLVRGVVGSYPAAYLSLVEADIPVLVNSLKNISTEEDYVKLLDKFAIRRSSNAFWPFSDRVHRWYQDDQPIEFGLLDYNRFENR